aacaaacagttccAAGGCAACTGTGGCTAATGTCCAAGGAAGAGCCAGCCTGAACAAAAGATTTTACAAACTTATACACACGtatacatttttatattcacTGCCATCCTTAACTCTCCCTTAGGTCCTAGCCCCATGTTACAATTTAAACAGGTACAGGAGACTGAAAGTCTAGCCACCTGGGCAGATAAGAAATTTACACAGCGTAGCTGTTGCCAGAACTATCTGGCCACCTGGGCAGATAAGAAATTTATACAGCATAGCTGTTGCCAGAACTATTTCTTAAGCACACCAGTGTTGTTCTTTTTGAGTATTTGTTACACAGCATCATATTACAGACATGGTAGAATTATACTTCTCCTGATAGGGAGAACTTAATGGCAGACCAGGACTTGATGGTTGTTGTGACCCTATGCTGCCCCTTGAGCTGCCTGTCAGAGGTGTGTTCTTTGGGGATGGGCCTAATGGCTGGTCAGTCCTGGTGAAGGAATATTTACATCCCAGCACTGAAAATTTTGCTTAGCTCTAACAGGCTTTGTGGACATATTATTTATCTTTGGGGTATTTTGGAGGGAGCACTCTCTTAGCTAAATTCTACAACGTGTGATTTAATGTCTCCTAAGCAAATCTATTGGTAGATCTTTTATAACATCAGTTCTGTCGCTTTCAGTTTCTTTTAAATCAAACACACTCTATGATGTTTGTACAACAGCAAATCACCCAAAACTTTGGAGTGACACACAGTTGTATTTCCCTCTGGTGATTTGCTCCTCCCTATATCATGAGGAGACTGTGAAGTTGTTCAAAAGGTCCCCACACCAGCACCTTGATAGCATAGGGTTACATCTCAGTAGGAGGTCCAAAAAACATCGAGTGAGAGAGTTCTCTAAGAAAAATAAGATAGAGGGAAAAAGGTGCAAttcaaggaggaggagaaggaggaagaggagcaagaggaaaagaaagaggaggaggaaaaggaggggagagagagagaggagaggaaagagcagaagagaggagaggaggtgagaggagaggagagcagaggagagaagagactgaaGTTAAGGTGGGGCTTCCCTAGGCTGTGGGACATTGGGATCCCACTCCTGCTGTGCCTGCCATGCTGTCCTGTTCTCTGAGCCCCACTCTAAGGTCTGCACCTGCTGTTTCCAGTTATGAGGGAAAACGTCAGAGAACTCACAATAGAAAGAGAGGACAGCTGTAAAAGGCTTGTGGTTTCTCTCCTGGAGCCCGCTTCTCGGTCTTTTAGGACGTATCTCTAATAGGGCCTGGAAGCCTACCTGGTCTTGAGATAAACATGAGCCCAAGAAACTTGAGCAACAGTTTCATCATCCCTGCCATTGTCTTGGTAATTGAAATGTCAACATTCATAACACCGTGCTTTCTAAAATACAAATTTTAGGCAACTCCAGGAGGTGGGGTGAGCAGGTTTTTGAGGTTGGGTTCTGGGGTTGTGTAAGATTGCCTAACTGAACTGCTCAAAAGAAAGGTCTCTTCCTAACAAGGTCTTGGCATTATTATGCCAGTGGATCAAACTTAGGGGTTACAATCTGAGCCTAAACCAGGCCCTGCCACCCACCCGTGATAAGCCAATCAAACCATTCAGCTTGATATTGGAAAGCAGAAAGAGGAGATTCGTTTGATGTGGCCAGTgggcaaagaggaagaaggggctcTGGTGAACACCCAAGTCCATCTCATGGGCCCCTAAAGTGAGATTAAAATGCAAAGGGCCAAGGACACACACATGTCAGCAGCAGTTAAGATGTGGCCCCACCCTGGGCCTCAGTCTCATCCTGTAAGGCAGTCTGCCAAGGTACTAGAACTGTGCGGAATCTCTTTCAAACATCCCATTGTGGTTGGGGCCTTTTGGTTTGGGATTACTGGGAAATTTCCTGATCTGGGGGGTTGCACTGTTTCAGTAGTCTTACGGACAGATACAAGTCTCTCTTGACAACATCTTCCTTGCTGTCAGGCTGATAGCAATAGGAGCTTCTGGTTGCCTTGTCTAATCGAGGGGCATTTATATTCTGACCAAACAGGTTCTTTTGGCACCACAACAGGTCTATGAAACTCTCAGTGATACTATTGCCACTGCCTCCTTATGGGCTATGGTGCCTTCAGCCTCTTTGAACCTCTAGTCTATCCTATAAACCTCAGATTGACAAAGCGCAGCTATGACAATAGAATTCTCTTCCTGCATCCTTTGCTGCTCTGCCCTTTGCTCTTCTAAGTGAAGAGTGAACTCCTAGGCTCCCTATCTGTCTTGTTTGTAACTCTCACATCTCCCCCTCATATGTCCATGTTCCTCATTCCCACACAGCCTTATATCTGCCGGGtccaggctttttaaaaaaatctgtcttgAAATACCTATAGCTCCAATGCATTTTGTTTCTCACTCCTCCTAGCGACCCTGATGGCTTTCATGTATAAATCCTAGGGCTCagaaagctaaggcaggagggaCTCAGAAAGCTTGaggtgatacacacacacacacacacacactctctctctctctctcttatatatGAGAGAAggtaggaaaaaggaaaagaaaaaatgaaaaaggaaggaacCAAACAGTCCTCAGATACATTCATGTGCACTTCATCAGCTAAGACCAACTATCTCAGGTTGCAATTCAGTATAGTGGTAGATGTATCAGAAAATTCTGATATTGAAGAAGAGCCATCTCCTTTCTGGATAGACACCCTACAGAAGGGTGCCATTCCAGCCTCAAAGTCCTACCTAGTGTCACAGCCCTTGACTTTTACCTCTCTGTAGTAGAATGACCCAAGGGCCTATTTTATCTTTCCTGCAGATCTTAGAGCTCTTGGACAAGCCTTATTCACTGCAGTGGCTCTTTGGAGTATTGTGTAGTGTCCATCATTCAGTGAGTGTCCGGTTAATGTATCCTGAAAGAACCAGTGCCAAAGAAGTGGATAATGAAATGCATTTATTTCCAAAATTCTAGAGACTCCCTGATCCACCCAGAACCCAGATCAGATTCAGACATGGTGAGTTatgatttctatttttgttgttgttgattttttttttttttgtaaaactaAAACTTTAGGAAACTATTTCCACTTTGGAATACAGAATTTGGGGAGGGGAGCACCAGCAGGGAGCTGTGCCAAAGGCTGTTAGAGGTCAGGCAGAGAGGTTAGGCAGAGAGTAGAAAGAGGGAGTTTTCCATTTAGTGCTGAATTTAGAAAGGTTATCCAGATTGGGAGGACTGAAACCTCAAACAGCAGTGTCCTCCAACAGAGGGACAATGACAGCAGCCCTGTGGGAGGTGGAACGGGACTTACAAagtggagcaaatgtccctgCTCAGCTGGGTTCTTATCTACTGATGAGGGACTGGAAAAGTTTCTACCACCTTATTGATACCATCTGATTCTAGTAACTTACAGTTTGAATCCTCAGGCTCCAGAGGCTCTGTGAACAAAGTCCAAATCTCTATGGGAGTCAGGAAAtctgaaaggcagagacaggatgggAGCCCATCCCTTCACTGAGCAAGCAAGAGCTTTCATTCCACCACAGGGTAGACTTGGGGGTAACTGCCACCCACATCCATGTGAAGACCACAGGGACCCAGCAGCACATGTTTAGGACTCTGAGTCTATTGGGAGAGCTGACTGCTCTCTTCGATCCAGAAAAGAGAGTTTGTATGTGCCTGCTCTTTATATAGCCTTACTCAGCATACCTCCCCAGACATGGAGCAGTTTAAGTCCatttgggggggaaggggggtAGGGGGAGAGAGAGCAGCAGTATGTGTGATAGGACCATGCCATGCAAAGGTAGGAGGCTGTCTAGGGAAGGGattgcatgtttgtttttttttttactggcttaAACGGGATTGCATGTTTTTATCTTCTGCTATGACAAGGGGCATGTTGGCAAGCTGGACAGACAGACTGTGATCTGAGCTGTGAGGTCTAATGTcaaggggaggtgggggaggtaaGCCTTAGGGGCTCAGTATGGACACAGGTTTCTGGCTCTCTTTTTGTCATGACTAAATGGAGGGCTTGAGGTTCAGGAAAGGGCAGGGCTGTTCAGCACTCAGACCCCCAGAAAGTACAAGTGTAAAGGGAGGTAGAAACAACAGGCGGAGCACtggaatggaaacaaaaaaaaaaaaaaactttattttttatcatttcccAGACCCACAAGCAAGGCTGTTTGGTAAGACATTCTGTTTACACTTGGCTGGGCAGATGCCGTGTGGCAGGCCTCTTAATCACTTCCCCAGGAGTTCGCCGTGGCTGTGGTCATGCCCACGGGGATTGTTCTCATGCAGACTCTCATGGGTAGCAAAGACCAGTTTTGCTATCAGCATGATAAACTCCTCAAACGACAGCTCCTCATTCTGGTTTGTGTCCAGGTCCTCCATGACGTCTGTTAGGAGGTTTTCACACCTTTTCTCCTTCTGTGGGTGAAATAGAGGAGGCTGTTAGGGAAGGGTGCAGGCAGGGCAGATAACCCTGGAGGACAGATGGCAAAGGCACAGGAAACCCCAGGCAGGGCTTCGATTTAAAAACAAGAGTAATGAACTGAGTGT
This is a stretch of genomic DNA from Meriones unguiculatus strain TT.TT164.6M chromosome 1, Bangor_MerUng_6.1, whole genome shotgun sequence. It encodes these proteins:
- the LOC110566681 gene encoding protein S100-A9 is translated as MAAKTPSLMERSIDTIIHTFHKHSRKEGNRDTLNKKEFKELVTKDLANFMKKEKRCENLLTDVMEDLDTNQNEELSFEEFIMLIAKLVFATHESLHENNPRGHDHSHGELLGK